From Eptesicus fuscus isolate TK198812 chromosome 13, DD_ASM_mEF_20220401, whole genome shotgun sequence, the proteins below share one genomic window:
- the LOC103293582 gene encoding cytochrome c oxidase assembly factor 4 homolog, mitochondrial — protein MSTQGHTWARQVKKEGEEEDPLDQLISRSGCAASHYAVQECMAQHQDWRQCQPQVQAFKDCMSEQQARRREELQRRKEQDSTHS, from the coding sequence ATGTCAACTCAAGGACATACTTGGGCCCGTCAGGTGAAGAAGGAGGGTGAGGAAGAGGACCCCCTGGACCAGCTGATCTCCCGCTCGGGCTGTGCTGCTTCCCACTATGCAGTGCAGGAGTGcatggcccagcaccaggactgGCGACAGTGCCAGCCACAGGTGCAGGCCTTCAAGGACTGCATGAGTGAACAGCAGGCAAGGCGGCGAGAAGAGCTGCAGAGGAGGAAAGAGCAAGACAGTACCCACAGCTGA